From one Portunus trituberculatus isolate SZX2019 chromosome 8, ASM1759143v1, whole genome shotgun sequence genomic stretch:
- the LOC123499862 gene encoding dCTP pyrophosphatase 1-like has product MAHSVANGLAADSPDDEFRFSSDLSLEDIRTEQHRFCQERDWLQFHPPRNVLLAMVGEVGELSELFQWRGEVSRGLPEFSAHDKMRVGEELSDVLIYLVDLAEQCRIDLPSAVRDKMQKNALKYPAHKVSGRSDKYTCYLEEGVDGGVVGGEAVKSGAVHERQREEGDGSE; this is encoded by the exons ATGGCTCATAGTGTGGCTAACGGACTGGCTGCAGACTCACCTGATGATGAGTTCAG GTTTTCATCCGATTTGAGTTTGGAGGACATAAGGACAGAGCAGCACAGGTTTTGCCAAGAGAGGGACTGGCTGCAGTTTCATCCGCCTCGCAATGTCCTCCTGGCCAtggtgggggaggtgggggaGCTGTCGGAGTTGTTCCAGTGGCGTGgggag GTTTCCCGCGGCCTCCCGGAGTTCTCGGCCCATGACAAGATGCGCGTTGGGGAGGAACTGAGCGACGTGTTAATCTATCTGGTGGACTTGGCCGAGCAGTGCCGGATTGACCTTCCCTCAGCCGTACGGGACAAGATGCAGAAAAACGCACTCAAATACCCAGCCCATAAAGTGTCCGGCCGCAGCGACAAGTACACCTGCTACCTAGAGGAGGGGGTGGATGGGGGTGTGGTTGGGGGGGAGGCAGTGAAGAGCGGGGCGGTTcatgagaggcagagggaggaaggggacggGAGCGAGTGA